In a single window of the Cygnus olor isolate bCygOlo1 chromosome 5, bCygOlo1.pri.v2, whole genome shotgun sequence genome:
- the LOC121071719 gene encoding antigen WC1.1-like, with translation MVPARALGLLLCVQLCGGSGELRLVDGGGRCAGRVEVKHEGEWGSVCSYDFDWDHQGAGVVCRQLGCGAVARASPYAPFGQGKGRIWLHPFFCLGTEATLEECPNFGWGQHFCGHEWDVGVTCTEAVELRLAAGRGPCEGRVEVKLRGRWGTVADNAWDMEDAEVVCQQMGCGSALGAYHSSLFGQAEGSISLAVVDCHGAEKALWDCKIQGWGPYNAPHAYDTAVVCQGFSRLAGGDGACSGRLEVRQGRTWATVCHGHVDLKAAQVVCRELGCGTAVAVPGAGHFGAATGPLWDGAFECNGSEPLLANCARRPTHGQSCAGPASIVCSPYTGFRLADGGSGCAGRVEVEAQGTWGPLCATAWDLPDAHVLCRHLGCGPAASLPPGGHFGTGTATGPLRRDALSCSGSERHPGECPVAVLGEPACPPGHAAAVNCSGTTEPLRLLDGESRCDGRLEVATSPGDWARVTAGPWDDRAASVACRQLGCGVPEKVYAVPAASLGPVELQELRCAGTEERLAQCNASGPAAAPSHSPTEAAVACSGSRRLRLAGGPGRCAGRVEVYTEGTWGTVCQDAWDLPDADVVCRQLGCGRALEAPGSERFGPGVGTLWPGAGGCSGTEAAVWDCPAPARRGCRRGGGAGAVCSGLLRLAGGSSSCSGHLEVLREGTWGRVCANDTSPATAAVVCRQLGCGTGGRLEAVPAQGSVPAWLGWVQCQEGAPSLWRCPSAPWHLQSCGPAGVTHIACDEDTEGTSGATTTAGVTSSVAPLTAVSGSMPVPTVLCVLLGTLLGLALAALAVQAHRARVRRRDPVKATDAGSEAVYEELDYSLMPEYQEVPSRTGSLSKGSGTKLDDDNWDGYKEESNPSATPAPPAQPGHGPPDGYDDAAAVPEKLTAPHGGDVPAQPHGDTGYDDVDVSTLRTAP, from the exons ATGGTGCCTGCCAGGGCActggggctgctcctctgcGTGCAGCTCTGCGGGG GCAGCGGGGAGCTGCGGCTGGTGGATGGCGGCGGGCGCTGCGCCGGCCGGGTGGAGGTGAAGCACGAGGGCGAGTGGGGCTCCGTCTGCAGCTACGACTTCGACTGGGACCACCAGGGCGCTGGCGTGGTGTGCCGTCAGCTGGGCTGCGGTGCGGTGGCCCGGGCATCCCCGTACGCCCCGTTTGGGCAGGGCAAGGGACGCATCTGGCTGCATCCCTTCTTCTGCCTTGGGACAGAAGCCACCTTGGAGGAATGCCCGAACTTCGGCTGGGGCCAGCACTTCTGTGGCCACGAGTGGGACGTGGGGGTGACCTGCACAG AGGCGGTGGAGCTGCGGCTGGCGGCTGGCAGGGGACCCTGTGAGGGGAGAGTGGAGGTGAAGCTGCGGGGACGCTGGGGCACGGTGGCGGACAATGCCTGGGACATGGAGGACGCCGAGGTGGTGTGCCAGCAGATGGGCTGCGGCTCGGCTCTTGGTGCCTACCACAGCTCCCTCTTTGGCCAAGCAGAAGGTTCTATCAGCTTGGCGGTTGTTGACTGCCATGGGGCTGAGAAGGCCCTCTGGGACTGCAAGATTCAAGGCTGGGGACCCTACAATGCCCCTCATGCCTACGACACTGCTGTAGTCTGCCAAG GGTTCTCCCGTCTGGCTGGAGGGGACGGCGCCTGCTCGGGGCGGCTGGAGGTGCGGCAGGGCCGGACCTGGGCCACCGTCTGCCACGGCCACGTGGACCTCAAGGCCGCCCAGGTggtctgcagggagctgggctgcggcACGGCAGTGGCCGTCCCCGGTGCCGGCCATTTTGGGGCAGCAACGGGGCCGCTCTGGGACGGCGCCTTTGAGTGCAACGGCAGCGAGCCACTCCTCGCCAACTGCGCCCGGAGGCCAACCCACGGCCAGTCCTGTGCTGGCCCCGCTTCTATCGTCTGCTCAC CCTACACCGGTTTCCGTTTGGCGGATGGCGGCTCGGGCTGCGCCGGGCGGGTGGAGGTGGAGGCgcaggggacatggggacccCTGTGTGCCACCGCCTGGGACCTGCCCGACGCCCATGTCCTGTGCCGCCACCTGGGctgcggccccgccgcctccctgCCCCCAGGAGGCCATTTCGGGACGGGCACGGCGACGGGGCCGCTGCGGCGCGATGCCCTGAGCTGCAGCGGGAGCGAGCGGCACCCGGGCGAGTGCCCCGtggcggtgctgggggagccCGCCTGCCCCCCTGGCCATGCCGCCGCCGTCAACTGCTCAG GCACCACTGAGCCCCTGCGGCTGCTGGACGGGGAGAGCCGGTGCGACGGGCGGCTGGAGGTGGCCACAAGCCCCGGGGACTGGGCCCGTGTGACTGCGGGGCCGTGGGATGACCGAGCTGCCTCCGTGGCTTGCCGGCAGCTGGGCTGCGGTGTGCCAGAGAAGGTCTACGCTGTGCCGGCCGCCAGCTTGGGCcctgtggagctgcaggagctgcggTGTGCTGGCACCGAGGAGCGCCTGGCGCAGTGCAACGCCTCGGGGCCTGCCGCAGCACCCAGCCACAGCCCCACAGAGGCGGCCGTTGCCTGCTCAG GCAGCCGGCGGCTGAGGCtggcgggcggccccgggcgcTGCGCCGGCAGGGTGGAGGTGTACACCGAGGGCACCTGGGGCACCGTCTGCCAGGACGCCTGGGACCTGCCAGATGCCGACGTCGTGTGCCGCCAGCTGGGGTGCGGACGGGCCCTGGAGGCGCCCGGCTCTGAGCGCTTCGGGCCCGGCGTGGGGACGTTGTGGCCGGGTgccgggggctgctcggggacgGAGGCGGCTGTCTGGgactgcccagccccagcacggcgTGGCTGCCGCCGGGGCGGTGGTGCCGGTGCCGTGTGCTCAG GGCTGCTGCGTCTggcggggggcagcagcagctgcagcgggCACCTGGAGGTGCTGCGCGAGGGGACGTGGGGCCGCGTGTGCGCCAACGACACCAGCCCCGCCACAGCTGCCGTTGTCTGCCGCCAGCTGGGCTGTGGCAccggggggaggctggaggccgTCCCCGCACAGGGCTCTGTCCCCgcctggctgggctgggtgcaATGCCAGGAGGGGGCCCCCTCGCTCTGGCGCTGCCCCTCGGCGCCCTGGCACCTGCAGTCCTGCGGCCCTGCCGGGGTCACCCACATCGCCTGTGACGAGGACACCGAGGGCACGAGCGGGGCCACCACAACTGCAG GTGTCACCAGCAGCGTTGCCCCACTGACAGCAGTGTCGGGGAGCATGCCGGTGCCCACGGTCCTGTGCGTGCTCCTGGGGACGTtgctgggcctggccctggcagccctggctgtgcaggCACACCGCGCACGGGTGCGACGCCGAG ACCCCGTCAAAGCCACGGACGCTGGCTCTGAGGCCGTGTATGAGGAGCTGGATTACAGCCTGATGCCCGAGTACCAGGAGGTGCCCAGCCGCACAG GCTCCCTATCCAAGGGCTCAGGCACGAAGCTGGATGATGATAACTGGGATGGTTACAAGGAGGAGAGCAACCCCAGCGCAACCCCAG cccccccagcccagcctgggcacGGCCCCCCGGATGGCTACGACGATGCTGCGGCCGTGCCGGAGAAGCTCACGGCTCCCCATGGCGGGGACGTCCCGGCGCAGCCCCACGGGGACACGGGCTATGACGACGTTGATGTCAGCACCCTGAGGACAGCACCGTGA
- the LOC121070615 gene encoding antigen WC1.1-like, whose translation MLAQVALSMPTAPCPCCRADPGLTLPLAIPAGVTSSVAPLTAVSGSVPVPTVLCVLLGTLLGLALAALAVQAHRARVRRRDPVKATDAGSEAVYEELDYSLMPEYQEVPSRTGGSTVVPGAWGCPTPGRALSAPFCTAGSLSKGSGMKLQEENWDSNKESNPREVPVPTAQPGHSPPDGYDDAAAVPEELLAPHGGDAPEQPHRDTGYDDVDVSTLRTAP comes from the exons ATGCTTGCACAGGTGGCTCTGTCCATGCCCactgccccctgcccctgctgccgTGCGGATCCCGGCCTCACACTGCCCCTCGCCATCCCTGCAGGTGTCACCAGCAGCGTTGCCCCACTGACAGCAGTGTCGGGGAGCGTGCCGGTGCCCACGGTCCTGTGCGTGCTCCTGGGGACGTtgctgggcctggccctggcagccctggctgtgcaggCACACCGCGCACGGGTGCGACGCCGAG ACCCCGTCAAAGCCACGGACGCTGGCTCTGAGGCCGTGTATGAGGAGCTGGATTACAGCCTGATGCCCGAGTACCAGGAGGTGCCCAGCCGCACAGGTGGGAGCACGGTCGTCCCTGGGGCCTGGGGCTGTCCAACCCCTGGCCGAGCACTCAGTGCCCCATTCTGCACCGCAGGCTCCCTATCCAAGGGCTCAGGCATGAAGCTGCAAGAAGAGAACTGGGATAGCAACAAGGAGAGCAACCCGAGGGAGGTCCCAG tccccacagcccagcctgggcacAGCCCCCCGGATGGCTACGACgatgctgcagctgtgccagaGGAGCTCCTGGCTCCCCACGGCGGTGACgccccagagcagccccacagggaCACGGGCTATGACGACGTTGACGTCAGCACTCTGAGGACAGCACCGTGA
- the LOC121070616 gene encoding scavenger receptor cysteine-rich type 1 protein M130-like, with protein MVPARALGLLLCVQLCGGSGELRLVDGGGRCAGRVEVKHEGEWGSVCSYDFDWDHRGAGIVCRQLGCGAVARASPYAPFGQGRGRIWLHPFFCNGTETNLHDCFHFGWGQPFCDHEWDVGVTCTEAVELRLAAGRGPCEGRVEVKLRGRWGMVSDNDWDMEDAEVVCQQMGCGSALGAYHSSRFGQADGPLSLAFINCKGDEKTLWDCHILGWGPYNGPHVYDTAVVCQGFSRLAGGDGACSGRLEVRQGRAWATVCHGHVDLKAAQVVCRELGCGTAVAVPGAGHFGAATGPLWDSAFECNGSEPLLANCARRPTHGQSCAGPASIVCSPYTGFRLADGGSGCAGRVEVEAQGTWGPLCATAWDLPDAHVLCRYLGCGPAASLPPGGHFGTGTATGPLRRDALSCSGSERHPGECPVAVLGEPACPPGHAAAVNCSGATEPLRLLDGESRCDGRLEVATSPGDWARVTAGPWDDRAASVACRQLGCGVPEKVYAVPAASLGPVELQELRCAGTEERLAQCNASGPAAAPSHSPTEAAVACSGECAGKGRGCPAGAPSPILALPCREPAAEAGGRPQALRRQGGGVHRGRLGHRLPGRLGPARCRRRVPPAGVRTGPGGARL; from the exons ATGGTGCCTGCCAGGGCActggggctgctcctctgcGTGCAGCTCTGCGGGG GCAGCGGGGAGCTGCGGCTGGTGGATGGCGGCGGGCGCTGTGCCGGCCGGGTGGAGGTGAAGCACGAGGGCGAGTGGGGCTCCGTCTGCAGCTACGACTTCGACTGGGACCACCGGGGCGCTGGCATAGTGTGCCGTCAGCTGGGCTGTGGCGCAGTGGCCCGGGCATCCCCGTATGCCCCGtttgggcagggcaggggacgCATCTGGCTGCACCCCTTCTTCTGCAACGGTACTGAAACAAACCTTCATGACTGCTTCCACTTTGGCTGGGGCCAGCCATTCTGTGACCACGAGTGGGACGTGGGCGTGACCTGCACAG AGGCGGTGGAGCTGCGGCTGGCGGCTGGCAGGGGACCCTGTGAGGGGAGAGTGGAGGTGAAGCTGCGGGGACGCTGGGGCATGGTATCAGACAACGATTGGGACATGGAGGACGCCGAGGTGGTGTGCCAGCAGATGGGCTGCGGCTCGGCTCTTGGTGCCTACCACAGCTCCCGCTTTGGCCAAGCTGATGGTCCTCTCAGCTTAGCCTTTATCAACTGTAAGGGGGATGAGAAGACCCTCTGGGACTGTCATATTCTGGGCTGGGGACCCTACAACGGCCCTCATGTCTATGACACTGCTGTGGTCTGCCAAG GGTTCTCCCGTCTGGCTGGAGGGGACGGCGCCTGCTCGGGGCGGCTGGAGgtgcggcagggccgggcctgGGCCACCGTCTGCCACGGCCACGTGGACCTCAAGGCCGCCCAGGTggtctgcagggagctgggctgcggcACGGCAGTGGCCGTCCCCGGTGCCGGCCATTTTGGGGCAGCAACGGGGCCGCTCTGGGACAGCGCCTTTGAGTGCAACGGCAGCGAGCCACTCCTCGCCAACTGCGCCCGGAGGCCAACCCACGGCCAGTCCTGTGCTGGCCCCGCTTCTATCGTCTGCTCAC CCTACACCGGTTTCCGTTTGGCGGATGGCGGCTCGGGCTGCGCCGGGCGGGTGGAGGTGGAGGCgcaggggacatggggacccCTGTGTGCCACCGCCTGGGACCTGCCCGATGCCCATGTCCTGTGCCGCTACCTGGGCTGCGGCCCTGCCGCCTCCCTGCCCCCAGGAGGCCATTTCGGGACGGGCACGGCGACGGGGCCGCTGCGGCGCGATGCCCTGAGCTGCAGCGGGAGCGAGCGGCACCCGGGCGAGTGCCCCGtggcggtgctgggggagccCGCCTGCCCCCCTGGCCATGCCGCCGCTGTCAACTGCTCAG GCGCCACTGAGCCCCTGCGGCTGCTGGACGGGGAGAGCCGGTGCGACGGGCGGCTGGAGGTGGCCACTAGCCCCGGGGACTGGGCCCGTGTGACTGCGGGGCCGTGGGATGACCGAGCTGCCTCCGTGGCTTGCCGGCAGCTGGGCTGCGGTGTGCCAGAGAAGGTCTACGCTGTGCCGGCCGCCAGCTTGGGCcctgtggagctgcaggagctgcggTGTGCTGGCACCGAGGAGCGCCTGGCGCAGTGCAACGCCTCGGGGCCTGCCGCAGCGCCCAGCCACAGCCCCACAGAGGCGGCCGTTGCCTGCTCAGGTGAGTGCGCCGGGAAGGGCCGCGGGTGCCCAgcgggtgcccccagccccatcctggcCCTCCCGTGCAGGGAGCCGGCGGCTGAGGCTGGCGGGCGGCCCCAGGCGCTGCGCCGGCAGGGTGGAGGTGTACACCGAGGGCGCCTGGGGCACCGTCTGCCAGGACGCCTGGGACCTGCCAGATGCCGACGTCGTGTGCCGCCAGCTGGGGTGCGGACGGGCCCTGGAGGCGCCCGGCTCTGA
- the LOC121070617 gene encoding antigen WC1.1-like translates to MPCLHQLCLGCALRWAKEKPSCPLYGGRLQSIKYSVRSADDYLECPVQEPAEQLGDGRQDKQGAAGPVLRAPERSFPPQLWAAFFREQLADARPLLAWLQEELRRIYGSQWWDVAVVQGIVLASLCIFGLDQQALVRQLQPSLHSHTVPFVAWLVTVTAELYRTEVRRQRDRRDVCAARGQDSPAVTPGQAGSPWGMTATRPGRCASTMGPNAEELLGIRLRGSGELRLVDGGGRCAGRVEVKHEGEWGSVCSYDFDWDHRGAGVVRWGGGAGDAVPGPPWTKLRLVPGTEALELRLVAGRGPCEGRVEVKLRGHWGTVADDAWDMEDAEVVCQQMGCGSAVGAYPSSLFGQADGPLSFAVVDCNGNEKALWSCNIVGWGPYKSPHKYDTAVVCQGFSRLAGGDGACSGRLEVRQGRAWATVCHGHVDLKAAQVVCRELGCGTAVAVPGAGHFGAATGPLWDGAFECNGSEPLLANCARRPTHGQSCAGPASIVCSPYTGFRLADGGSGCAGRVEVEAQGTWGPLCATAWDLPDAHVLCRHLGCGPATSLPPGGHFGTGTATGPLRRDALSCSGSERHPGECPVAVLGEPACPPGHAAAVNCSGAAEPLRLLDGESRCDGRLEVATSPGDWARVTAGPWDDRAASVACRQLGCGVPEKVYAVPAASLGPVELQELRCAGTEERLAQCNASGPAAAPSHSPTEAAVACSGSRRLKLAGGPGRCAGRVEVYTEGAWGTVCQDAWDLPDADVVCRQLGCGRALEAPGSERFGPGVGTLWPGAGGCSGTEAAVWDCPAPARRGCRRGGGAGAVCSGLLRLAGGSSSCSGHLEVLREGTWGRVCANDTSPATAAVVCRQLGCGTGGRLEAVPAQGSVPAWLGWVQCQEGAPSLWRCPSAPWHLQSCGPAGITHIACDEDTEGTSGATTTAGVTSSVAPLTAVSGSVPVPTVLCVLLGTLLGLALAALAVQAHRARVRRRDPVKATDAGSEAVYEELDYSLMPEYQEVPSRTGSLSKGSGMNPMINSRDGNEEDSDTGAVPAPPAQPGHGPPDGYDDAAAVPEEPPAPHSGDAPEQPHGNTGYDDVDISTLGTAP, encoded by the exons ATGCCCTGCCTCCACCAGCTTTGCTTGGGCTGTGCGCTGCGGTGGGCCAAGGAGAAGCCGAGTTGCCCCCTGTACGGGGGCAGGCTCCAGTCCATCAAGTACTCGGTGCGGTCGGCTGACGACTACCTGGAGTGTCCCGTCCAAGAGCCcgcagagcagctgggggacGGCCGGCAGGACaagcagggggctgcggggccggtgCTCAGGGCTCCTGAGCGCAGCTTCCCgccccagctctgggcagccttctTCCGGGAGCAGCTGGCTGATGCCAGGCCCCTGCTGGCGTGGCTGCAAGAGGAGCTGCGGAGGATCTACGGCAGCCAGTGGTGGGACGTGGCTGTGGTGCAGGGAATCGTCCTCGCCTCCCTGTGCATCTTCGGGCTGGACCAGCAGGCCCTGGTGCggcagctgcagccttccctCCACAGCCACACGGTGCCCTTCGTGGCATGGCTTGTCACCGTCACTGCAGAGCTGTACAGAACCGAGGTGCGCCGGCAGCGAGACCGCCGGGATGTCTGTGCTGCCAGGGGGCAGGACAGCCCCGCAGTCACCCCCGGCCAGGCCGGCTCTCCCTGGGGGATGACTGCCACCCGCCCAGGCCGCTGTGCCAGCACCATGGGCCCCAACGCCGAGGAGCTCCTGGGCATCCGTCTCAGGG GCAGCGGGGAGCTGCGGCTGGTGGATGGCGGCGGGCGCTGCGCCGGCCGGGTGGAGGTGAAGCACGAGGGCGAGTGGGGCTCCGTCTGCAGCTACGACTTCGACTGGGACCACCGGGGCGCTGGCGTG GTGAGgtggggtggtggtgctggggatgcCGTCCCGGGACCCCCCTGGACAAAGCTGAGGTTGGTGCCCGGTACAGAGGCGCTGGAGTTGCGACTGGTGGCTGGCAGGGGACCCTGTGAGGGAAGAGTGGAGGTGAAGCTGCGTGGACACTGGGGCACGGTGGCAGATGATGCCTGGGATATGGAGGACGCCGAGGTGGTGTGCCAGCAGATGGGCTGCGGCTCGGCTGTTGGTGCCTACCCCAGCTCCCTCTTTGGCCAAGCTGATGGTCCTCTCAGCTTTGCTGTTGTCGACTGTAACGGCAATGAGAAGGCCTTATGGAGCTGTAACATTGTGGGCTGGGGACCCTATAAGAGCCCACATAAGTATGACACTGCTGTGGTCTGCCAAG GGTTCTCCCGTCTGGCTGGAGGGGACGGCGCCTGCTCGGGGCGGCTGGAGgtgcggcagggccgggcctgGGCCACCGTCTGCCACGGCCACGTGGACCTCAAGGCCGCCCAGGTggtctgcagggagctgggctgcggcACGGCAGTGGCCGTCCCCGGTGCCGGCCATTTTGGGGCAGCAACGGGGCCGCTCTGGGACGGCGCCTTTGAGTGCAACGGCAGCGAGCCACTCCTCGCCAACTGCGCCCGGAGGCCAACCCACGGCCAGTCCTGTGCTGGCCCCGCTTCTATCGTCTGCTCAC CCTACACCGGTTTCCGTTTGGCGGATGGCGGCTCGGGCTGCGCCGGGCGGGTGGAGGTGGAGGCgcaggggacatggggacccCTGTGTGCCACCGCCTGGGACCTGCCCGACGCCCATGTCCTGTGCCGCCACCTGGGCTGCggccctgccacctccctgcccccagGAGGCCATTTCGGGACGGGCACGGCGACAGGGCCGCTGCGGCGCGATGCCCTGAGCTGTAGCGGGAGCGAGCGGCACCCGGGCGAGTGCCCCGTGGCGGTACTGGGGGAGCCCGCCTGCCCCCCTGGCCATGCCGCCGCCGTCAACTGCTCAG GTGCCGCTGAGCCCCTGCGGCTGCTGGACGGGGAGAGCCGGTGCGACGGGCGGCTGGAGGTGGCCACTAGCCCCGGGGACTGGGCCCGTGTGACTGCGGGGCCGTGGGACGACCGAGCTGCCTCCGTGGCTTGCCGGCAGCTGGGCTGCGGTGTGCCAGAGAAGGTCTACGCTGTGCCGGCCGCCAGCTTGGGCcctgtggagctgcaggagctgcggTGTGCTGGCACCGAGGAGCGCCTGGCGCAGTGCAACGCCTCGGGGCCTGCCGCAGCGCCCAGCCACAGCCCCACAGAGGCGGCCGTTGCCTGCTCAG GCAGCCGGCGGCTGAAGCtggcgggcggccccgggcgcTGCGCCGGCAGGGTGGAGGTGTACACCGAGGGCGCCTGGGGCACCGTCTGCCAGGACGCCTGGGACCTGCCAGATGCCGACGTCGTGTGCCGCCAGCTGGGGTGCGGACGGGCCCTGGAGGCGCCCGGCTCTGAGCGCTTCGGGCCCGGCGTGGGGACGTTGTGGCCGGGTgccgggggctgctcggggacgGAGGCGGCTGTCTGGgactgcccagccccagcacggcgTGGCTGCCGCCGGGGCGGTGGTGCCGGTGCCGTGTGCTCAG GGCTGCTGCGTCTggcggggggcagcagcagctgcagcgggCACCTGGAGGTGCTGCGCGAGGGGACGTGGGGCCGCGTGTGCGCCAACGACACCAGCCCCGCCACAGCTGCCGTTGTCTGCCGCCAGCTGGGCTGTGGCAccggggggaggctggaggccgTCCCCGCACAGGGCTCTGTCCCCGCCTGGCTAGGCTGGGTGCAATGCCAGGAGGGGGCCCCCTCGCTCTGGCGCTGCCCCTCGGCGCCCTGGCACCTGCAGTCCTGCGGTCCTGCCGGGATCACCCACATTGCCTGTGACGAGGACACCGAGGGCACGAGCGGGGCCACCACAACTGCAG GTGTCACCAGCAGCGTTGCCCCACTGACAGCAGTGTCGGGGAGCGTGCCGGTGCCCACGGTCCTGTGCGTGCTCCTGGGGACGTtgctgggcctggccctggcagccctggctgtgcaggCACACCGCGCACGGGTGCGACGCCGAG ACCCCGTCAAAGCCACGGACGCCGGCTCTGAGGCCGTGTATGAGGAGCTGGATTACAGCCTGATGCCCGAGTACCAGGAGGTGCCCAGCCGCACAG GCTCCCTATCCAAGGGCTCAGGCATGAATCCGATGATAAACAGCAGGGATGGCAATGAGGAGGACAGCGACACCGGGGCGGTTCCAG cccccccagcccagcctgggcacGGCCCCCCGGATGGCTACGACGATGCTGCAGCCGTGCCGGAggagccccctgctccccacagcgGGGACGCCCCCGAGCAGCCCCACGGGAACACGGGCTATGACGACGTTGACAtcagcaccctggggacagcaccGTGA